Proteins found in one Paenibacillus borealis genomic segment:
- the gmk gene encoding guanylate kinase: MSKGLLIILSGPSGVGKGTVCTALRPKMPELVYSVSATTRSPRAGEENGVNYFFKSREQFADMIEADQLLEYAEYVGNYYGTPRDFVERTLESGRDIILEIEVQGALKVKDKFPEGIFVFLLPPSMDELKDRIRGRGTEHPDVINHRMSVAEDEIGLIRHYDYAVVNDEIDLACKRIESIIIAEHCKVR, encoded by the coding sequence ATGTCAAAAGGATTGCTGATCATATTATCCGGCCCTTCCGGCGTCGGCAAAGGTACGGTTTGCACTGCGCTGCGGCCGAAGATGCCTGAACTCGTCTACTCCGTCTCTGCCACCACACGCTCTCCGCGTGCAGGTGAAGAGAACGGCGTCAATTATTTTTTTAAATCCAGAGAGCAGTTCGCGGACATGATTGAAGCGGACCAACTGCTTGAATATGCGGAGTACGTAGGCAATTATTACGGTACTCCGCGTGATTTTGTGGAGAGAACACTCGAGAGCGGAAGAGATATTATTCTGGAAATCGAGGTTCAGGGAGCTCTCAAAGTCAAAGACAAATTCCCCGAAGGTATCTTTGTCTTCCTTCTTCCTCCGTCCATGGACGAGTTGAAGGACCGTATCCGCGGACGCGGTACGGAGCATCCTGATGTGATTAACCACCGCATGTCTGTTGCAGAGGATGAGATCGGCCTGATCCGGCATTATGATTACGCAGTAGTGAATGACGAGATCGATCTGGCCTGCAAGCGAATAGAAAGCATTATTATCGCCGAACATTGTAAGGTGAGATGA
- the rpoZ gene encoding DNA-directed RNA polymerase subunit omega yields MLYPSIDELVTKVDSKYSLVVASARRARALREGGKTDIKNPRSHKYVGVALEEIYEDRIIVTRGEE; encoded by the coding sequence GTGCTATATCCATCCATTGACGAACTGGTGACCAAGGTTGACAGCAAGTATTCCCTGGTTGTAGCTTCAGCCCGCCGGGCTAGAGCACTCCGTGAAGGCGGAAAGACTGATATTAAGAACCCGAGATCGCACAAGTATGTTGGTGTTGCGCTTGAAGAGATCTATGAAGACCGCATTATCGTAACCCGCGGCGAAGAATAG
- the coaBC gene encoding bifunctional phosphopantothenoylcysteine decarboxylase/phosphopantothenate--cysteine ligase CoaBC, which translates to MKSLQGKSIILGITGGIAAYKAAALTSKLTQQGAEVHVIMTASAKQFITELTLQSLSKQRVYSDTFQERDPSSISHIDLADSADLVLIAPATANIIAKMAHGLADDMLSTTLLAATAPVMVAPAMNVHMYQHPAVLSNIDTLYKRGVHFIEPGEGLLACGYVGKGRLEEPEAIVKVVENFFALQNDKKSGPLAGKKVVVTAGGTVERIDPVRYISNDSSGKMGFALARAARAMGAQVTLIAARTDEAPPRDADIELVRVESAQDMYEAVTDRWADCDILIKAAAVADYRPRHSAESKIKKSGDTMTLELVKTTDILESLGKMKDKQFLIGFAAETGNAEYYAKDKLVRKNLDLIVANDVAVEGAGFGTDTNIVSVYDANGLVLDLPLVSKDEVARRVLQLAAERVAGALL; encoded by the coding sequence TTGAAGAGTTTACAAGGAAAGTCGATTATACTCGGAATCACAGGAGGTATTGCTGCTTATAAGGCGGCGGCCCTGACCAGCAAGCTTACCCAGCAAGGCGCCGAGGTTCATGTCATCATGACAGCATCGGCCAAGCAGTTCATTACAGAACTGACACTGCAGTCATTGTCCAAGCAACGGGTATACAGCGATACTTTTCAGGAACGCGACCCGTCCTCCATCTCACATATTGATCTGGCGGATTCGGCCGATCTGGTCCTGATCGCACCGGCTACCGCGAATATTATTGCCAAAATGGCGCATGGGCTGGCAGATGATATGCTGTCTACTACACTGCTTGCCGCTACAGCTCCTGTAATGGTAGCCCCTGCGATGAATGTTCATATGTATCAGCACCCGGCGGTATTAAGTAATATTGATACACTTTACAAGCGGGGTGTGCACTTTATTGAGCCGGGAGAAGGACTGCTGGCCTGCGGTTATGTAGGCAAAGGACGCCTGGAAGAGCCGGAAGCCATCGTGAAGGTTGTGGAGAACTTCTTTGCGCTGCAGAACGATAAGAAATCCGGGCCGCTCGCTGGCAAAAAGGTAGTGGTTACCGCCGGCGGTACGGTTGAACGCATCGATCCTGTCCGCTACATCTCCAATGATTCCTCCGGGAAAATGGGCTTTGCGCTGGCACGGGCAGCACGGGCCATGGGGGCCCAGGTTACCCTGATCGCTGCGCGGACGGATGAAGCACCGCCACGCGATGCCGATATCGAGCTGGTCCGCGTAGAGTCCGCGCAGGATATGTACGAAGCGGTCACAGACCGCTGGGCCGATTGTGACATTCTCATTAAAGCGGCAGCAGTCGCAGATTACCGTCCGAGACACAGCGCGGAGTCCAAAATCAAGAAGAGCGGCGACACGATGACGCTTGAATTGGTGAAGACAACCGATATTCTGGAAAGTCTCGGCAAAATGAAGGACAAGCAATTCCTGATCGGGTTTGCCGCCGAAACCGGAAATGCCGAATATTACGCAAAGGACAAGCTGGTCCGCAAGAACCTGGATCTGATTGTCGCTAATGATGTTGCTGTAGAAGGTGCCGGATTCGGCACGGATACCAACATTGTGTCGGTCTATGATGCAAACGGCCTCGTTCTGGATCTTCCATTGGTCTCTAAGGATGAGGTGGCGCGCCGGGTACTGCAGCTCGCCGCTGAACGTGTTGCCGGAGCCTTATTATAA
- the priA gene encoding primosomal protein N' translates to MDIAKVIVDVPVRSTDRPFDYLIPDSLKLWIEVGSRVAVPFGPRTVQGFVVSLESGETGSVSRMKPIVEVLDLLPPLSPELVELGDWMSQRYACRRISALQAMLPTALKGKAERLISLGDAEETVNSPGDELFPLFLEADNEEQQITDFVRRHGEVSMKLLTRTFPEAAETVKFMVRRGVLAESQSIKDKMGKKKLKAVDLAIGLSAARESLAGFPARSARQKEVLSFLIDMEATLPMPLKNVLSVLQVTAGTVKALEDKGYIEISEIEVYRDPYQGRDFKPSTPLPLTAEQEVVYKRIVGTVEQQMHEVFLLHGVTGSGKTEIYLQCIQRCVEQGRQAVVLVPEIALTPQMVERFKGRFGSGVAVMHSRLSVGERYDEWRKIREGKAMVAVGARSAVFAPFANLGLIIMDEEHEGSYKQEENPKYHARDVAVRRAEQGGAVVILGSATPSLESYHAARSQSDIHFSPILLEMPSRALGNELPKVAVVDMRDELKEGNRSMFSRRLHAALVSRLERGEQTVLLLNRRGFSTFVMCRSCGYVAGCPECDISLTYHSRSDNLRCHYCGHAEPAPKLCPECGSEHIRFFGTGTQRVEEELGKLFPGIRVIRMDVDTTTEKGSHEKLLNQFRDKKADVLLGTQMVAKGLDFPDVTLVGVITADSALNLPDFRAAEKTFQLLTQVAGRAGRHQLPGEVVVQSYTPEHYSIIHASGHDYRSFVRDELKHRKELHYPPYCRLILVTLSHEQLPLLLKLAENYALNIQGKARQLRWYGSLDKLSSDALDLLGPVASPLPRLKGRYRFQCIIKWRGAIDAIGLARQVAEELEDSVRDKGLQISIDVDPQMLM, encoded by the coding sequence ATGGATATTGCCAAGGTCATTGTCGATGTTCCTGTGCGCAGCACCGACCGGCCGTTTGACTATTTGATTCCGGATTCACTGAAGCTTTGGATTGAAGTGGGCAGCAGAGTGGCGGTTCCATTTGGACCCCGTACGGTTCAGGGGTTTGTTGTATCACTGGAGTCGGGAGAGACCGGCAGCGTATCAAGAATGAAACCGATTGTGGAAGTGCTCGATCTGCTGCCCCCGCTGTCACCGGAGCTGGTAGAGCTGGGCGACTGGATGAGCCAAAGATATGCCTGCAGACGGATCTCCGCACTGCAGGCTATGCTTCCGACTGCCCTGAAGGGCAAAGCCGAGCGGCTGATCTCGTTAGGCGATGCAGAGGAAACGGTCAATTCTCCCGGAGATGAGCTGTTTCCGCTTTTCCTGGAGGCGGACAATGAAGAGCAGCAGATTACTGACTTCGTCAGACGCCACGGCGAAGTATCCATGAAACTGCTGACCCGCACCTTCCCTGAGGCGGCAGAAACTGTTAAGTTCATGGTGCGGCGCGGTGTATTGGCGGAGAGCCAATCCATCAAGGACAAGATGGGCAAGAAGAAGCTGAAGGCCGTTGATCTGGCTATCGGACTCTCCGCAGCACGGGAATCCCTGGCCGGCTTCCCGGCACGTTCGGCGCGCCAGAAGGAAGTACTGTCATTCCTGATCGATATGGAGGCAACACTTCCCATGCCGCTCAAGAATGTACTGTCGGTTCTTCAGGTAACAGCCGGTACGGTGAAGGCTCTGGAGGACAAAGGTTATATTGAGATTAGTGAAATTGAAGTATACCGTGATCCCTACCAGGGACGCGACTTCAAGCCAAGCACACCGTTGCCGCTGACAGCGGAGCAAGAGGTTGTCTATAAGCGGATTGTAGGAACTGTAGAGCAGCAAATGCATGAAGTATTCTTATTGCACGGGGTAACAGGCAGCGGGAAGACGGAGATTTATCTGCAGTGCATTCAGCGCTGTGTGGAGCAGGGTCGCCAGGCTGTAGTGCTGGTGCCGGAAATTGCCCTGACCCCGCAGATGGTTGAACGGTTCAAAGGCCGGTTCGGCAGCGGAGTAGCGGTGATGCACAGCCGGCTGTCTGTCGGAGAACGCTACGACGAATGGCGCAAGATCCGTGAGGGCAAAGCGATGGTTGCTGTCGGCGCGCGCTCGGCAGTGTTTGCTCCGTTTGCCAATCTGGGCCTGATCATTATGGATGAAGAGCATGAAGGCTCCTATAAGCAGGAAGAGAATCCGAAATACCATGCCCGTGATGTTGCGGTCCGCAGAGCTGAACAGGGCGGGGCAGTTGTAATTCTTGGCTCGGCAACGCCTTCGCTGGAGAGCTATCACGCAGCCAGATCACAGAGCGATATTCATTTCTCGCCGATTCTGCTGGAGATGCCAAGCCGTGCACTCGGCAATGAGCTGCCCAAAGTGGCTGTGGTCGACATGCGTGATGAGCTGAAGGAAGGCAACCGCTCCATGTTCAGCCGCAGGCTGCATGCTGCCCTGGTGAGCAGGCTGGAACGCGGAGAGCAGACCGTACTTCTGCTGAACCGCAGAGGGTTCTCCACCTTCGTCATGTGCCGGAGCTGCGGATATGTCGCCGGTTGTCCGGAATGTGATATCTCACTGACTTATCACAGCCGCAGCGACAATCTGCGCTGCCATTACTGCGGCCATGCCGAGCCTGCACCTAAGCTGTGTCCCGAATGCGGCAGCGAGCATATCCGCTTCTTCGGGACAGGGACCCAGAGAGTCGAGGAAGAGCTCGGCAAGCTGTTTCCAGGTATCCGAGTAATCCGTATGGATGTGGATACAACTACGGAGAAGGGTTCACATGAGAAGCTGCTGAACCAGTTCAGGGATAAGAAGGCCGATGTGCTGCTGGGAACGCAAATGGTGGCCAAAGGGCTCGACTTCCCTGATGTCACCCTGGTCGGTGTAATCACTGCGGACTCGGCGCTGAATCTGCCGGATTTCCGGGCGGCGGAGAAGACGTTCCAGCTGCTAACTCAGGTTGCCGGCAGAGCAGGGAGACATCAGCTGCCCGGCGAGGTGGTTGTGCAGTCGTATACACCGGAGCATTATTCGATCATCCATGCCAGCGGGCATGATTACAGATCGTTCGTGCGGGATGAACTGAAGCACCGCAAGGAGCTGCATTATCCGCCCTATTGCCGGCTGATTCTGGTCACGCTGTCGCATGAGCAGCTTCCGCTGCTGCTGAAGCTGGCGGAGAATTATGCCCTGAATATCCAGGGCAAGGCAAGGCAGCTGCGCTGGTATGGAAGTCTGGACAAGCTCTCCTCGGATGCGCTGGATCTGCTGGGTCCGGTGGCGTCACCCTTGCCGCGGCTCAAAGGCCGGTACAGATTTCAATGCATCATTAAATGGCGCGGTGCGATCGATGCAATCGGACTGGCCCGTCAGGTGGCAGAGGAGCTGGAGGACTCTGTCCGTGACAAAGGACTGCAGATCAGCATAGATGTGGACCCGCAGATGTTGATGTAA
- the def gene encoding peptide deformylase, translating into MAIRLIVKEPDEVLHKKAKTVTTVTPNVQKLLDDMADTMYDAEGVGLAAPQVGILKRLIVVDADEEHGLIKLINPEIISMDGEQFGPEGCLSIPGLNGDVRRAETVTVRGLDREGNEVTITGSGLLARAFQHEIDHLNGVLFTDIAEKVYEYTAERSETEE; encoded by the coding sequence ATGGCAATCAGGCTGATCGTGAAAGAACCGGATGAAGTATTACACAAGAAAGCAAAGACCGTAACAACTGTAACCCCGAATGTGCAAAAACTGCTCGACGATATGGCGGATACGATGTATGACGCGGAAGGCGTTGGTCTCGCAGCACCGCAGGTTGGAATTCTGAAGCGGCTGATCGTAGTAGATGCCGATGAAGAGCATGGATTGATCAAGCTGATTAACCCTGAGATTATCAGCATGGACGGGGAGCAGTTCGGACCCGAAGGATGCCTGAGTATTCCCGGCTTGAACGGTGATGTACGCCGTGCAGAGACAGTAACCGTACGCGGTCTGGACCGTGAAGGCAATGAAGTTACAATTACCGGAAGCGGCTTGCTCGCACGGGCTTTTCAGCATGAAATCGATCACCTGAACGGTGTGCTGTTCACGGATATTGCCGAGAAGGTATATGAGTATACAGCAGAACGCAGTGAAACTGAGGAGTGA
- the fmt gene encoding methionyl-tRNA formyltransferase, with the protein MKIVFMGTPAFAVPSLRMLLEEGYEVVAVVTQPDRPQGRKKMLAPSPVKEAALELGLPVLQPERMRRPEAVAELAAYEPDLIVTAAYGQILPKSVLELPKNGCVNVHGSLLPKYRGGAPIQRCIINGEKVTGVTLMYMAEGLDTGDMISRVEVPIEDEDTSGTMFDKLSLAGRDLLKAEMPRLAAGRVEAAVQDDSEATYAPNLSREDERIDWTAGSLATYNRIRGLVPFSGAFTLWNGETFKVWAAAKPSAGNAGGSAEPGTVLSVSERGVEVKTGDGILLLTTVQPAGKKAMSAADFSRGASLKPGAVLG; encoded by the coding sequence ATGAAGATAGTGTTCATGGGAACGCCGGCTTTTGCGGTACCCTCCCTGCGGATGCTGCTGGAGGAAGGCTATGAGGTAGTCGCAGTGGTTACCCAGCCGGACCGTCCGCAAGGACGCAAGAAGATGCTTGCGCCTTCACCTGTGAAGGAGGCTGCTCTTGAACTGGGGCTGCCGGTTCTTCAGCCCGAACGGATGCGGCGCCCGGAAGCGGTAGCTGAACTGGCTGCCTATGAGCCGGATCTGATTGTAACAGCGGCTTACGGGCAGATTCTGCCGAAGAGTGTACTGGAACTGCCGAAGAACGGATGTGTGAATGTTCATGGCTCGCTGCTGCCGAAATACCGCGGCGGTGCACCGATACAGCGCTGCATCATTAACGGCGAGAAGGTAACAGGTGTAACGCTGATGTACATGGCAGAAGGACTGGATACCGGAGATATGATCTCGCGGGTAGAGGTGCCGATTGAGGATGAAGATACCTCAGGCACCATGTTCGACAAGCTGAGTCTTGCCGGACGTGACCTGCTGAAGGCTGAAATGCCGCGGCTGGCGGCAGGGCGTGTAGAGGCGGCCGTGCAGGATGACAGCGAGGCAACTTATGCGCCGAATCTCAGCCGCGAAGATGAACGGATCGACTGGACGGCCGGGTCACTGGCAACCTATAACCGTATCCGCGGGCTGGTACCGTTCTCGGGTGCCTTCACCCTGTGGAACGGCGAGACCTTCAAGGTGTGGGCAGCGGCGAAGCCGTCTGCGGGAAATGCAGGCGGAAGCGCTGAACCGGGCACCGTACTGTCAGTGAGCGAACGCGGTGTTGAAGTGAAGACCGGCGACGGTATTCTCCTGCTGACAACGGTACAGCCAGCCGGCAAAAAAGCGATGAGCGCGGCAGATTTCAGCCGCGGTGCTAGTCTTAAGCCTGGCGCGGTGCTGGGTTGA
- the rsmB gene encoding 16S rRNA (cytosine(967)-C(5))-methyltransferase RsmB, whose translation MSAGGKGGGPRIQSAGNTSAPGGQARGAGKKKPGGKPPAAATAREVALDILVRVEQQGAYSNLLLGSSLQKADLSREDTGLATELVYGSISRMITLDYVLGGFVSKGLAKLQPWVRNLLRLSLYQIMYLDRVPSHAAVNEAVNIAKKRGHQGISGMVNGVLRSVLRAGELPVLPEEISREERISILHSHPLWMVQRWSAEYGPDTAEAMCAANNEPPAVSVRVNTTMISREALLAELLEAGLDASESKVSPFGLIVKGGGNLALTSWYRDGYLSVQDESSMLVAEVVAPEAGMKVLDCCAAPGGKSAHMGELMKDEGSILANDLHEHKAKLIADQAARLGLDCIATLSGDALRLGAALQPESFDRILLDAPCSGLGVIRRKPDLKWRKQPGDVDSVATLQHELLQSVAGLLKPGGILVYSTCTTEQAENSRIIRDFLEHNPGFAPVSFKTAVWERLEGTAIAAGDGIQLLPHHFGSDGFYIARLERLS comes from the coding sequence TTGAGCGCGGGCGGCAAAGGCGGCGGACCGCGCATCCAATCCGCCGGTAATACCTCTGCTCCGGGCGGTCAAGCCAGAGGAGCAGGCAAGAAGAAGCCGGGCGGTAAACCGCCCGCAGCAGCTACTGCGCGCGAGGTTGCACTTGATATCCTTGTCCGCGTAGAGCAGCAGGGGGCATACAGTAATCTTCTGCTGGGCAGCAGCCTGCAGAAGGCGGATCTGAGCCGTGAAGATACCGGACTGGCTACGGAGTTGGTGTACGGAAGTATATCACGGATGATTACACTGGATTATGTGCTGGGCGGTTTCGTGAGCAAGGGACTTGCCAAGCTTCAGCCCTGGGTGCGTAATTTGCTGCGTCTGAGCCTGTACCAGATTATGTATCTGGACCGGGTTCCTTCGCATGCAGCGGTTAATGAGGCTGTGAATATAGCCAAGAAACGCGGCCATCAGGGAATCTCCGGCATGGTCAACGGCGTGCTTCGCAGCGTACTGCGGGCCGGGGAACTGCCGGTATTGCCGGAGGAAATCAGCCGGGAGGAGCGGATCTCAATTCTTCACTCGCATCCGCTCTGGATGGTGCAGCGGTGGTCTGCGGAATATGGCCCGGACACAGCGGAGGCTATGTGTGCCGCGAACAATGAACCGCCGGCGGTCAGTGTCCGCGTAAATACGACCATGATCAGCCGTGAGGCGCTGCTGGCTGAGCTGCTCGAAGCCGGCCTGGATGCCTCTGAATCTAAGGTCAGCCCCTTCGGGCTTATTGTTAAGGGAGGCGGCAATCTGGCACTGACCTCCTGGTACAGGGACGGCTATCTCTCTGTACAGGATGAGAGCTCGATGCTGGTGGCTGAGGTTGTAGCACCAGAAGCCGGGATGAAGGTGCTGGACTGTTGTGCCGCTCCCGGAGGCAAAAGCGCGCACATGGGCGAGCTGATGAAGGATGAAGGATCTATACTTGCCAATGATCTGCATGAGCATAAGGCGAAGCTTATCGCCGATCAGGCGGCCCGTCTGGGTCTGGATTGCATTGCTACCTTAAGCGGCGATGCCCTCCGGCTGGGTGCCGCCCTCCAGCCGGAATCCTTCGACCGGATTCTGCTGGATGCACCTTGCTCGGGGCTTGGGGTGATCCGGCGCAAGCCGGATTTGAAGTGGCGGAAGCAGCCCGGAGATGTGGACAGCGTAGCAACACTGCAGCATGAGCTTCTGCAGTCTGTCGCCGGGCTACTGAAGCCGGGAGGTATACTAGTTTACAGCACCTGCACTACGGAACAGGCGGAGAACAGCCGGATTATCAGGGATTTCCTGGAGCATAATCCCGGCTTCGCTCCGGTCAGCTTCAAGACAGCCGTCTGGGAACGGCTAGAGGGAACCGCAATTGCCGCAGGCGATGGAATACAGCTGCTTCCCCATCATTTCGGAAGCGACGGATTCTATATTGCCCGGCTGGAGCGACTCTCGTAA
- the rlmN gene encoding 23S rRNA (adenine(2503)-C(2))-methyltransferase RlmN, whose amino-acid sequence MKPLIYDFSLEELQQWAKDNGEPAFRGGQIFDWLYVKRVNDFESMSNLSKALRGKLAEQFSISALTEITKLESKDGTVKFLFGLHDDHAIETVIMKHNYGNSVCVTTQVGCRIGCTFCASTLGGLKRDLTAGEIVAQVVRSQQILDARGERVSSIVIMGTGEPFENYDATMRFLRLMIHEKGLNIGQRHITVSTSGIVPNIYKFADEDTQINLAISIHAPNDTLRSKLMPVNRRYPFDDVIESLRYYQAKTGRRISFEYALIGGVNDQPEHAEELAGVLKTMLCHVNLIPVNHVPERKYVRTSRNDIFEFQRILADHGVNVTIRREQGHDIAAACGQLRAKHMELG is encoded by the coding sequence ATGAAACCTTTAATATATGATTTTTCTTTAGAAGAGTTGCAGCAGTGGGCCAAGGATAACGGAGAGCCGGCTTTTCGCGGCGGACAGATTTTTGACTGGCTGTATGTGAAGCGTGTGAATGATTTCGAATCGATGAGCAATCTCTCCAAGGCACTGCGGGGTAAGCTGGCGGAGCAGTTCAGTATTTCGGCTCTGACTGAAATTACTAAGCTGGAATCCAAAGACGGCACTGTGAAATTCCTGTTCGGCCTGCATGATGATCATGCGATCGAAACAGTTATTATGAAGCACAATTACGGCAACAGCGTATGTGTAACTACCCAGGTGGGCTGCCGGATCGGCTGTACCTTCTGCGCGTCGACGCTTGGAGGCTTGAAGCGTGATCTGACTGCAGGGGAGATTGTGGCTCAGGTTGTCCGTTCCCAGCAGATTCTTGATGCCCGCGGCGAACGTGTCAGCAGCATTGTTATCATGGGTACCGGCGAGCCTTTCGAGAACTACGACGCGACTATGAGATTCCTGCGCTTAATGATTCATGAGAAGGGCCTGAACATTGGCCAGCGCCATATTACAGTATCGACCAGCGGGATTGTGCCGAATATTTACAAGTTTGCTGACGAAGATACGCAGATTAATCTGGCGATCTCGATTCATGCTCCTAATGATACGCTCCGTTCCAAGCTGATGCCGGTTAACCGCCGTTATCCGTTCGATGACGTAATCGAGTCTTTGCGCTATTACCAGGCCAAGACAGGCCGCCGGATTAGCTTCGAATACGCCCTAATCGGCGGCGTGAACGATCAGCCTGAGCATGCCGAGGAATTAGCTGGTGTGCTTAAGACCATGCTCTGCCATGTGAACCTGATTCCGGTTAACCATGTGCCTGAGCGCAAGTATGTACGGACTTCCCGCAATGATATCTTTGAATTTCAGCGTATACTGGCCGATCACGGTGTGAACGTCACGATCCGCCGTGAGCAAGGCCATGATATTGCGGCCGCATGCGGTCAGCTGCGTGCCAAACATATGGAGTTGGGGTGA
- a CDS encoding Stp1/IreP family PP2C-type Ser/Thr phosphatase, whose translation MIRTVQASDIGRVRTVNEDSVWIGATRHGYTLGIIADGMGGHLAGDTASRIALETVRNILDQLQPDLPEAELKEALSAAIMEANRTVHIEAQSDEKYHNMGTTIVAALLKGSAGYIGHIGDSRAYLIQDGAAIQLTEDHTLVNELFKNGQISLEELGSHPRRNVLTRALGTDAVVSADLAYVTLALGELLLLCSDGLSNFVSQDHIAKVAGIHEISLEERADRLLQLALLAGGNDNISVAMLEHQGEAAVPETKEWDR comes from the coding sequence TTGATCAGAACAGTTCAAGCCAGCGACATTGGCCGGGTACGTACCGTCAATGAGGATTCGGTCTGGATCGGCGCTACGCGCCACGGTTATACCCTCGGCATTATAGCCGACGGGATGGGGGGACATTTGGCTGGCGATACCGCGAGCAGGATTGCACTGGAGACGGTCAGGAACATTCTGGACCAGCTGCAGCCTGATCTTCCGGAGGCAGAGCTGAAGGAGGCGCTGTCTGCCGCCATTATGGAAGCCAATCGCACGGTCCACATAGAAGCTCAAAGCGATGAGAAATACCACAACATGGGGACTACCATCGTAGCTGCTCTGCTGAAAGGGTCAGCAGGATATATCGGCCATATCGGAGACAGCAGGGCGTATCTCATTCAGGACGGTGCAGCAATACAACTAACCGAGGACCATACGCTGGTCAATGAGCTGTTCAAGAACGGCCAGATCAGCCTGGAGGAGCTGGGCAGCCATCCGCGCCGCAATGTGCTGACCAGGGCTCTGGGAACGGATGCCGTGGTGTCTGCGGATCTGGCTTATGTTACACTTGCGCTTGGGGAGCTTCTGCTGCTGTGCAGCGACGGGCTCAGCAATTTCGTCAGTCAGGACCATATAGCCAAGGTAGCCGGAATTCATGAGATTTCTCTGGAAGAAAGAGCGGATCGATTACTTCAGCTGGCATTGCTCGCCGGCGGCAACGATAATATCAGCGTTGCTATGTTAGAACACCAAGGAGAGGCCGCAGTGCCCGAGACAAAGGAGTGGGATAGATGA